The following proteins are co-located in the Chloroflexia bacterium SDU3-3 genome:
- a CDS encoding MBL fold metallo-hydrolase, whose amino-acid sequence MTIYVTSFASGSSGNALLVRTPGAALLVDCGIAQRTLERHLAHEGLRPADLTAILLTHEHGDHTHCAGPFARRHGLTVVANGPTLAALGPALAGVRTAELAVGGAAALGDCLVQSFAVCHDAAAPVGYTLRADEGCVGVAIDLGCWDDAVAAALAPADMVVLEANHDRERLRIAPYTWPVKQRIFGRLGHLDNIDAGQLLARVASDGRRRTAWLAHLSEQANSPGIAEQAVAGVLALAGVRGVSVKAMPRRQPMRWASDQLMAQRSMFDEG is encoded by the coding sequence ATGACGATCTATGTCACATCCTTCGCCTCGGGCAGCAGCGGCAACGCGCTGCTGGTGCGCACGCCAGGCGCGGCTCTGCTGGTGGACTGCGGCATCGCGCAGCGCACCCTGGAGCGCCACCTGGCCCACGAGGGACTGCGCCCCGCCGACCTGACGGCCATCCTGCTGACCCACGAGCACGGCGACCACACCCACTGCGCCGGGCCATTCGCGCGCCGCCACGGCCTGACGGTGGTGGCCAACGGCCCGACTCTGGCCGCGCTCGGCCCCGCGCTGGCGGGCGTGCGCACCGCCGAGCTGGCGGTGGGCGGCGCTGCGGCACTGGGCGACTGCCTGGTGCAGAGCTTCGCGGTGTGCCACGACGCCGCCGCGCCGGTGGGCTACACCCTGCGCGCCGATGAGGGCTGCGTGGGCGTGGCCATCGACCTGGGCTGCTGGGATGATGCGGTGGCGGCGGCCCTGGCCCCCGCCGACATGGTGGTGCTAGAGGCCAACCACGACCGCGAGCGGCTGCGCATCGCGCCCTACACATGGCCGGTCAAGCAGCGCATCTTCGGCAGGCTGGGCCACCTAGACAATATCGACGCGGGGCAGCTGCTGGCCCGCGTGGCCAGCGATGGGCGGCGGCGCACCGCATGGCTGGCCCACCTTTCCGAGCAGGCCAACTCGCCTGGCATCGCCGAGCAGGCGGTGGCGGGCGTGCTGGCCCTGGCGGGCGTGCGCGGCGTGAGCGTGAAGGCCATGCCGCGCCGCCAGCCCATGCGCTGGGCCAGCGACCAGCTGATGGCGCAGCGCTCGATGTTCGACGAGGGCTAG
- a CDS encoding PLP-dependent transferase, translated as MSQEERSSWNLTTRLVHEGERDRQPKATPTATPIYTSATYLYPSAEQLDECFERGEGFVYTRHGNPTVEAFERAMAVAEGGHAAVAFGSGMAALHAAILAAGTPRGETSPQVGSILAARDLYGATTSLLQSFFADQGAQVHFVDMCDLAAVDAAIERHAPQVLLVEQISNPLLKVVDIAALAQRAKAAGARMVVDSTMTTPILQRPLLLGADLVVHSATKYIGGHGDAMGGVAVARAPLVASSLARYSKLLGAVLGPHEAFTLLRGLKTLALRVRQQNANAAQVAAWLAEQPEVGRVFYPGLASHPQHALAADVFGGLFGAMVTVELAEGGREQVFRAVNALRLVLPATSLGDIYTLVSVPMMSSHRDLSPEQRAERGISDGMVRFSVGIEDAGDILADLRRALDALRA; from the coding sequence ATGAGCCAAGAAGAACGATCGAGCTGGAACTTGACCACGCGCCTGGTGCACGAGGGCGAGCGTGATCGACAGCCGAAGGCCACCCCCACCGCCACCCCGATCTACACGAGCGCCACCTACCTCTACCCCAGTGCCGAGCAGCTCGACGAGTGCTTCGAGCGCGGCGAGGGCTTTGTCTACACCCGCCACGGTAACCCCACGGTCGAGGCCTTCGAGCGGGCCATGGCGGTGGCCGAGGGCGGCCACGCCGCCGTGGCTTTTGGGTCGGGCATGGCAGCGCTGCACGCGGCCATCCTGGCGGCGGGCACCCCGCGCGGCGAGACCAGCCCGCAGGTGGGCAGCATTCTGGCCGCGCGCGACCTGTACGGTGCGACCACCAGCCTGCTGCAGAGCTTCTTCGCCGACCAGGGCGCGCAGGTTCACTTCGTAGACATGTGCGATCTGGCCGCTGTGGATGCCGCGATCGAGCGGCACGCGCCTCAGGTGCTGCTGGTCGAGCAGATCTCGAACCCCCTGCTGAAGGTGGTGGATATCGCCGCGCTGGCCCAGCGCGCCAAGGCGGCGGGCGCGCGCATGGTGGTGGATAGCACGATGACCACGCCCATCCTGCAGCGCCCGCTGCTGCTGGGGGCCGATCTGGTGGTGCATAGCGCCACCAAGTACATCGGCGGCCACGGCGACGCCATGGGCGGCGTGGCGGTGGCCCGCGCCCCGCTGGTGGCCAGCTCGCTCGCGCGCTACAGCAAGCTGCTGGGCGCGGTGCTCGGCCCGCACGAGGCATTTACGCTGCTGCGCGGCCTGAAGACGCTGGCGCTGCGCGTGCGCCAGCAGAACGCCAACGCGGCCCAGGTGGCGGCGTGGCTGGCCGAGCAGCCCGAGGTTGGGAGGGTGTTCTACCCCGGCCTAGCCAGCCACCCGCAGCACGCGCTGGCGGCGGATGTGTTCGGCGGCCTGTTCGGCGCGATGGTGACGGTGGAGCTGGCCGAGGGCGGGCGCGAGCAGGTGTTTCGCGCCGTGAACGCGCTGCGGCTGGTGCTGCCGGCCACCAGCCTGGGCGATATCTACACCCTGGTGAGCGTGCCGATGATGTCCTCGCACCGCGACCTCTCGCCCGAGCAGCGCGCCGAGCGCGGCATCAGCGATGGGATGGTGCGCTTCTCGGTGGGGATCGAGGATGCGGGCGATATTCTGGCCGATCTGCGGCGCGCCCTGGATGCGCTGCGGGCCTAG
- the sucC gene encoding ADP-forming succinate--CoA ligase subunit beta produces the protein MKLHEYQARDILARYKIPVTGGGVASTPQEARALAEQIGGRVVVKAQVFVGGRGKAGGVKLADTPEQAEQVAGQILGMDIKGLTVEKVLVAEAISYEKEIYLGVIMDRAKKKIIVMASSEGGVEIEQVAKTNPDAIVKIEAEPMLGLQSFQALQLAFGIGLTDGKQARQFAQIASALYKAYMETDATLAEINPLVVLPDGKLQALDSKIVLDDSALFRHPDLEAIRDASDEPLAEQHAREAGITFIKLDGDIGCMVNGAGLAMATMDVVKLYGGEPANFLDIGGGAGKDKVKAALQIILSDPNVKAVMFNIFGGITRVDEVARGIIAALDEVDTDVPMIARLVGTNAEAGRALLAESKLIAAETLADAAQKAVAAAQARA, from the coding sequence ATGAAGCTACACGAATATCAGGCGCGCGACATCCTCGCCCGCTATAAGATCCCGGTGACTGGCGGCGGCGTAGCCTCTACGCCTCAGGAAGCGCGCGCCCTGGCCGAGCAGATCGGCGGGCGTGTGGTTGTGAAGGCGCAGGTGTTTGTGGGCGGGCGCGGCAAGGCGGGCGGCGTGAAGCTGGCCGACACCCCCGAGCAGGCCGAGCAGGTGGCGGGCCAGATCCTTGGCATGGACATCAAGGGCCTCACCGTCGAGAAGGTGCTCGTCGCCGAAGCGATCAGCTACGAGAAGGAGATCTACCTTGGCGTGATCATGGACCGCGCCAAGAAGAAGATCATCGTGATGGCCTCATCCGAGGGCGGCGTAGAGATCGAGCAGGTCGCCAAGACCAACCCCGACGCGATCGTGAAGATCGAGGCCGAGCCGATGCTGGGCCTGCAGAGCTTCCAGGCGCTCCAGCTGGCCTTCGGCATCGGCCTGACCGACGGCAAGCAGGCCCGCCAGTTCGCCCAGATCGCCTCGGCGCTCTACAAGGCCTACATGGAGACCGACGCCACCCTGGCCGAGATCAACCCGCTGGTGGTGCTGCCCGACGGCAAGCTCCAGGCCCTCGACTCCAAGATCGTGCTCGATGACTCCGCGCTGTTCCGCCACCCCGATCTGGAGGCCATCCGCGACGCATCCGACGAGCCGCTGGCCGAGCAGCACGCCCGCGAGGCGGGCATCACCTTCATCAAGCTCGATGGCGACATCGGCTGCATGGTGAACGGCGCGGGCCTCGCCATGGCCACCATGGACGTGGTGAAGCTCTACGGCGGCGAGCCGGCCAACTTCCTCGACATCGGCGGCGGCGCAGGCAAGGACAAGGTGAAGGCCGCGCTGCAGATCATCCTCTCCGACCCCAACGTCAAGGCCGTGATGTTCAACATTTTCGGCGGCATCACCCGCGTGGATGAGGTGGCCCGCGGCATCATCGCCGCGCTGGACGAGGTGGACACCGACGTGCCCATGATCGCCCGCCTGGTGGGCACCAACGCCGAGGCAGGCCGCGCCCTGCTGGCCGAGTCCAAGCTCATTGCCGCCGAGACCCTGGCCGACGCCGCCCAGAAGGCGGTGGCGGCGGCGCAGGCCCGCGCCTAG